One genomic segment of Pseudomonas sp. RU47 includes these proteins:
- a CDS encoding MarC family protein, whose protein sequence is MLHVLFSVYLKMLVLYSPFFVLSCFISLTRGYSRKEQRRLAWKVAVATLVSSVLLYLFGRVIFDVFGITVDAFRIGAGSVLFISALGMAQGKPAVQADNVQQDVTIVPLTIPLTVGPGTIGALLVMGVSQPHWDDKLTAIMSIALASFTVGVVLYLSNRIERILGDQGLQIVSRLMGLFVCALAAQIIFTGVKGYLVP, encoded by the coding sequence ATGCTCCACGTGTTGTTCAGCGTTTACCTGAAGATGCTGGTGCTCTACAGCCCGTTCTTCGTGTTGTCCTGCTTTATCAGCCTGACCCGTGGCTACTCGCGCAAGGAGCAACGGCGGCTGGCCTGGAAAGTTGCGGTGGCGACGCTGGTCTCCAGCGTCTTGCTGTATTTGTTCGGGCGGGTGATTTTCGATGTGTTCGGTATCACCGTGGATGCGTTTCGCATCGGTGCCGGCAGCGTGCTGTTCATTTCGGCGCTGGGCATGGCGCAGGGTAAGCCGGCGGTACAGGCCGACAACGTGCAGCAGGACGTGACCATCGTGCCGCTGACCATTCCGCTGACCGTCGGCCCGGGCACCATCGGCGCCTTGCTGGTAATGGGGGTCAGCCAGCCGCACTGGGACGATAAGCTCACTGCGATCATGAGTATCGCGCTGGCCAGTTTCACGGTGGGCGTGGTGCTGTATCTGTCGAACCGCATCGAACGGATTCTGGGGGATCAGGGTTTGCAGATCGTCAGTCGTTTGATGGGTTTGTTTGTCTGCGCACTGGCGGCGCAGATCATTTTTACCGGGGTCAAAGGTTATCTGGTGCCTTGA
- a CDS encoding hybrid sensor histidine kinase/response regulator codes for MRWLRIAISFTVTLLTLLCMLPAQAAQGSGWSVLLDDQGNLQLSDIRSARYTNQFSPIDLDRLTASEPDGALWLRFRLAPGKHEQVLRIFAPDLSQLNLYVLDGDKLIEQRNTGTDQPQAERPLPSSDFMLPLPQSDKPLDVYLRMVSDHQLRPHVTLQSAVMSAANHNQTLVFGLLFGCLAMLLLHNLVRYAYSRSRSSLWLAVCEGLLGLSLLLLLNLAGPWLPNWHAVQTPGAYLALLLTAPAGLMFAYRFFAPLGPHPLNKLLIGDILFIVTCSLLLLFVNTLPLNIITYALVALAGLSMLFVAFYHWQKGYRPARLFVAAMVVFNIGTLIILPALLGLTLVSPQGLIMTLMAFICISGLLMSIALGERQRSITESRFSVSRDLAASNAEINAKAEFLAKISHEIRTPMNGVLGMTELLLGTPLSVKQRDYVQTIHSAGNELLTLINEILDISKLESGQIELDDVQFDLNALIDDCLSIYRAKAEQQNVELISFIQPQVPRVISGDPTRLRQTLLSLLENALKKTDEGEVLIVVALDERSSKPRLRIAVQDSGQPMDQEERDALMHAELHSKHFLSANRLGGNLGLVIARQLIRLMQGEFGIKSGANQGSTLWLTLPLDPDRLEHPTSDLDSPLQGARVLVVDDNDTCRKVLVQQCSAWGLNVSAVPSGKEALALLRTKAHLRDYFDVVLLDQNMPGMTGMQLAAKIKEDPSLNHDILLIMLTGISNAPSKIIARNSGIKRILAKPVAGYTLKTTLADELNQRNKGQVVFQPQVVTPATAAKVPSDFRILVAEDNTISTKVIRGMLGKLNLQPDTAANGEEALQAMKAQRYDLVLMDCEMPILDGFSATQQLRAWEVSNQRIRTPIVALTAHILAEHKERARQAGMDGHMSKPVELSQLRELIEHWVAQRDQQNRTASTF; via the coding sequence GTGCGCTGGCTCAGGATTGCCATAAGCTTCACCGTCACATTGCTGACCTTGCTCTGCATGCTCCCGGCCCAGGCCGCGCAAGGCAGTGGCTGGTCGGTATTGCTTGACGATCAGGGCAATCTGCAACTGAGCGACATCCGCTCCGCTCGTTACACCAATCAATTCAGCCCCATCGACCTTGACCGCCTCACCGCGTCCGAGCCCGATGGCGCCTTGTGGCTGCGTTTCAGGCTGGCGCCGGGCAAGCACGAACAAGTGCTGCGCATCTTTGCCCCGGACCTGTCACAGCTCAATCTCTATGTACTCGACGGTGACAAGCTGATCGAGCAACGCAACACCGGCACCGACCAGCCGCAGGCCGAACGGCCGTTGCCGAGCAGCGACTTCATGCTGCCGTTGCCACAGAGCGACAAACCCCTCGATGTCTATCTGCGCATGGTCTCCGACCATCAGTTGCGCCCGCACGTCACCCTGCAATCGGCGGTGATGAGCGCAGCCAACCACAATCAGACGCTGGTCTTCGGCTTATTGTTCGGCTGCCTCGCCATGCTGCTGTTGCACAACCTGGTGCGCTACGCCTATTCCCGCTCGCGCAGCAGTTTGTGGCTGGCGGTCTGCGAAGGCCTGTTGGGCCTCAGCCTGTTGCTGCTGCTCAATCTCGCCGGCCCGTGGCTGCCGAACTGGCATGCGGTGCAGACGCCGGGCGCCTATCTGGCACTGTTGCTGACCGCTCCGGCCGGATTGATGTTCGCCTATCGCTTCTTCGCCCCGCTCGGCCCGCACCCGCTGAACAAGCTGTTGATCGGCGATATCCTGTTTATCGTGACCTGCAGCCTGTTGCTGTTGTTCGTCAACACCCTGCCGCTGAACATCATCACTTATGCACTGGTGGCGCTGGCCGGCCTGAGCATGTTGTTTGTCGCGTTCTATCACTGGCAGAAGGGTTATCGCCCAGCGCGCTTGTTCGTCGCGGCGATGGTGGTGTTCAACATCGGCACGCTGATCATCTTGCCTGCGCTGCTGGGCCTGACGCTGGTGTCGCCGCAAGGCCTGATCATGACCCTGATGGCGTTCATCTGCATCAGCGGTCTGTTGATGAGCATCGCCCTGGGCGAGCGGCAGCGCAGCATCACCGAAAGCCGCTTCAGCGTCAGCCGCGACCTCGCCGCGAGCAATGCCGAGATCAACGCCAAAGCCGAATTCCTCGCCAAGATCAGCCACGAAATCCGCACGCCCATGAACGGCGTGCTCGGCATGACCGAACTGCTGCTGGGCACGCCGTTGTCGGTCAAGCAACGCGACTACGTACAGACCATCCACAGCGCCGGCAACGAACTGCTGACGCTGATCAACGAGATCCTCGACATCTCCAAGCTCGAATCCGGCCAGATCGAGCTGGACGACGTGCAGTTCGACCTCAATGCCCTGATCGATGATTGCCTGAGCATCTACCGCGCCAAGGCCGAACAACAGAACGTCGAGCTGATCAGCTTTATCCAGCCGCAAGTGCCGAGAGTAATCAGCGGCGACCCGACACGCCTGCGCCAGACCCTGCTGAGCCTGCTGGAAAACGCCCTGAAGAAAACCGACGAAGGCGAAGTGCTGATCGTCGTCGCCCTCGACGAGCGCAGCAGTAAACCGCGTTTGCGCATTGCCGTGCAGGACAGCGGCCAGCCCATGGATCAGGAAGAGCGCGATGCGCTGATGCACGCCGAGCTGCACAGCAAGCACTTCCTTTCGGCCAATCGTCTGGGTGGCAATCTGGGGCTGGTGATCGCACGGCAACTGATCCGCTTGATGCAGGGTGAATTCGGTATCAAGAGCGGCGCCAATCAGGGCAGCACGCTGTGGCTGACCCTGCCGCTGGATCCGGATCGCCTCGAACACCCGACTTCCGATCTCGACAGTCCGCTGCAAGGCGCACGGGTGCTGGTGGTCGACGACAATGACACCTGCCGCAAAGTGCTGGTCCAGCAATGCAGTGCGTGGGGGTTGAATGTCAGCGCCGTGCCTTCCGGCAAAGAAGCGTTGGCCTTGCTGCGAACCAAGGCGCACCTGCGTGATTACTTTGATGTGGTACTGCTCGATCAGAACATGCCGGGCATGACCGGCATGCAGCTCGCGGCCAAGATCAAGGAAGACCCAAGCCTGAACCACGACATCCTGCTGATCATGCTCACCGGCATCAGCAATGCGCCGAGCAAGATCATCGCGCGCAACTCGGGGATCAAACGTATCCTCGCCAAACCGGTGGCCGGCTACACGCTCAAGACCACCCTGGCCGACGAACTCAATCAGCGCAACAAAGGCCAGGTGGTGTTCCAGCCGCAAGTGGTCACCCCGGCCACGGCTGCCAAAGTGCCGAGCGATTTCCGCATCCTCGTCGCCGAAGACAATACGATTTCGACCAAAGTGATTCGCGGCATGCTCGGCAAGCTCAACCTGCAACCGGACACCGCCGCCAACGGCGAAGAAGCGCTGCAAGCGATGAAGGCCCAGCGTTACGATCTGGTGTTGATGGACTGCGAAATGCCGATCCTCGATGGGTTCTCGGCGACCCAGCAACTGCGCGCGTGGGAAGTCAGCAACCAACGCATTCGCACGCCGATCGTGGCGCTGACGGCGCACATTCTCGCCGAGCACAAGGAGCGCGCGCGGCAGGCCGGGATGGATGGGCACATGTCCAAGCCAGTCGAGTTGTCGCAATTGCGCGAGCTGATCGAGCACTGGGTCGCCCAGCGTGACCAGCAAAACCGGACGGCGTCGACTTTCTGA